From a region of the Geothrix sp. 21YS21S-2 genome:
- a CDS encoding CheR family methyltransferase produces MDMPHDNLHEPGDPSEVLQRICEVLARKTDNDFSRYKPGTLQRRIQNRARATGSRSLQDYLAHLRDSQEEAEALLADLLIGVTEFFRDPMAFVSLANNLMAELASGKADPDPLRIWVPGCCTGEEAYSIAMLVREQLDALGATRPVRIFATDIDTSALMHAKAGRYAPEALRGVSPDRMARFFVPEGALFRVVKELRDMCVFSVQNLVRDPPFSSLHLIACRNVFIYLQPDLQRRLVPLFHFALKARGLLFLGPAEGLASNPDLFEAVDKVHRIFLRREVRYRLPLDFPLGDRRLMYRDRPRAERAPGGPAATTDGLFERMLLEEYAPASAIVNELGDVLFCAGRIGRFLHPPMGPPTSNLLQSTAGPLRRELRSLLAQAADPDGAGPATAVVKADSGQGEETLRVTVRPMPGLERESGVFAVILQTLEPVGLQAPPSGGDNPLLDQMEMELRATQAELQATMDELGSTNEAFSASNEELQASNEELQASQEELRSVNEELTTLNHELQQKVGELRLANSDLQNLLGATEIATIFLDADLRITRFTPASADVYRLIDGDLGRPIGDILPLFRGADVLELARHVLATHGIREEHVQGADGKRWFIVRALPYRTLAQAVAGVVLTFTDITEIMLAQRALAENQERIQVSEERLSYSLQRSHTGAWEFDNTDGSAYRTLEQARIFGYDSTEGEWTRDLFLEHVVPEDRAEVRRIIREGAASGSDWTFQCRIRRTDGEIRWVLVAGGARGGRDHKPGLMAGIIQDITARKQAEEEVRRSEERFALTFHASPDAIAITRIEDGTYLLVNESFTRFLGFAPGEVLGKTSIELKVWADPRDRDRWTGELRREGQVTCLEMSFRKADGSIAVGQVSSRMITLAGEAVQLSIIRDITRQRSEEEHRRLLEAEVEHMQRMESLGRLAGGIAHDMNNVLAAIFALTQALRVRHADDAELDGALATMERAAGRGRDLVKGLVGFSRKGLREPAPVDLNGLVREEVALLDRTLMQKYRLVMDLDETLPSIMGEAGILASALMNLCMNAADAMAPGGTLTLRTRRPAEGLVEVWVEDTGEGMPQEVVKKAMEPFFTTKPSGKGTGLGLSMVLNAALAHGGTLALQSEPGKGTRAILQFPEAAACQGPAAPETAPPVPPLAILMVDDDELLRASVPTMLRMLGHHVETVDGGAAALAWLDAGGRADLVLLDMNMPGMGGLEALRGIRARNAALPVLLATGYLDPDLEEGLAEDPLVRVLGKPFTLVGIQRKFLELFGG; encoded by the coding sequence ATGGACATGCCGCACGACAACCTCCACGAACCCGGGGACCCGTCCGAGGTCCTGCAGCGCATCTGCGAGGTCCTGGCCCGGAAGACCGACAACGACTTCAGCCGCTACAAGCCGGGGACGCTCCAGCGCAGGATCCAGAACCGCGCGCGGGCCACGGGCTCGCGATCGCTCCAGGACTACCTCGCCCACCTCCGGGACTCCCAGGAGGAGGCCGAGGCCCTGCTGGCCGACCTGCTCATCGGCGTCACCGAATTCTTCCGCGACCCCATGGCCTTCGTGAGCCTGGCCAACAACCTGATGGCGGAACTCGCGTCGGGGAAGGCCGATCCGGATCCCCTCCGCATCTGGGTCCCGGGGTGCTGCACCGGCGAGGAGGCCTACTCCATCGCCATGCTGGTCAGGGAGCAGCTGGACGCGCTGGGCGCCACCCGTCCGGTGCGGATCTTCGCCACCGACATCGACACGAGCGCACTCATGCACGCCAAGGCGGGCCGCTACGCCCCCGAAGCCCTGCGGGGCGTCTCGCCGGACCGCATGGCACGGTTCTTCGTGCCGGAGGGCGCCCTCTTCCGGGTGGTGAAGGAGCTCCGGGACATGTGCGTCTTCTCCGTGCAGAACCTGGTTCGGGACCCTCCCTTCTCCTCCCTGCACCTCATCGCGTGCCGGAACGTGTTCATCTACCTCCAGCCGGACCTTCAGCGCAGGCTGGTCCCCCTGTTCCATTTCGCCCTCAAGGCCCGGGGCCTCCTTTTCCTGGGGCCCGCGGAGGGGCTGGCCTCCAACCCGGACCTGTTCGAGGCCGTGGACAAGGTCCACCGCATCTTCCTCCGTCGCGAGGTGCGGTACCGGCTCCCGCTGGACTTCCCCCTCGGGGACCGGCGGCTCATGTACCGCGACCGGCCCAGGGCGGAACGGGCCCCCGGCGGGCCCGCCGCCACCACCGACGGGCTTTTCGAGCGGATGCTCCTGGAGGAGTACGCCCCGGCCAGCGCCATCGTGAATGAGCTCGGGGACGTCCTGTTCTGCGCCGGGCGCATCGGGCGGTTCCTCCATCCGCCCATGGGTCCGCCCACCAGCAACCTGCTCCAGAGCACCGCCGGCCCCCTCCGGAGGGAACTGCGCAGCCTCCTGGCCCAGGCGGCGGACCCTGACGGCGCGGGCCCGGCCACAGCCGTCGTCAAGGCCGATTCGGGGCAGGGCGAGGAGACCCTCCGCGTGACGGTGCGCCCCATGCCGGGCCTGGAGCGGGAATCCGGGGTGTTCGCGGTGATCCTGCAGACGCTGGAGCCGGTCGGGCTCCAGGCGCCCCCCTCCGGCGGGGACAACCCGCTCCTGGACCAGATGGAGATGGAGCTCCGGGCCACCCAGGCCGAGCTGCAGGCCACGATGGACGAGCTGGGCTCGACCAACGAGGCGTTCAGCGCGTCCAACGAGGAGCTGCAGGCCTCCAACGAGGAGCTGCAGGCCTCCCAGGAGGAGCTCCGGTCGGTGAACGAGGAGCTCACCACCCTCAACCACGAGCTCCAGCAGAAGGTCGGCGAGCTCCGCCTCGCCAACAGCGACCTCCAGAACCTCCTCGGGGCCACCGAGATCGCGACCATCTTCCTGGACGCGGACCTGCGCATCACCCGCTTCACGCCGGCCTCCGCGGACGTGTACCGGCTCATCGACGGCGACCTGGGCCGCCCCATCGGCGACATCCTGCCCCTCTTCCGGGGCGCCGACGTCCTCGAGCTGGCCCGCCACGTCCTCGCCACCCACGGGATCCGGGAGGAGCACGTCCAGGGCGCCGACGGGAAGCGTTGGTTCATCGTGCGGGCCCTGCCGTACCGCACCCTCGCCCAGGCCGTGGCGGGCGTCGTGCTGACCTTCACCGATATCACCGAGATCATGCTGGCCCAGCGCGCCCTCGCCGAGAACCAGGAACGCATCCAGGTCAGCGAGGAGCGCCTTTCCTATTCGCTGCAGCGCAGCCACACCGGCGCCTGGGAGTTCGACAACACCGACGGCTCCGCGTACCGGACCCTGGAGCAGGCGCGGATCTTCGGCTACGACTCGACCGAGGGCGAGTGGACCCGGGACCTCTTCCTGGAGCACGTGGTGCCCGAGGACCGGGCCGAAGTCCGCCGGATCATCCGGGAGGGCGCGGCCTCGGGTTCGGACTGGACGTTCCAGTGCCGCATCCGCCGCACCGACGGGGAGATCCGCTGGGTGCTGGTGGCCGGTGGCGCCAGGGGCGGGAGGGACCACAAGCCCGGGCTCATGGCGGGGATCATCCAGGACATCACCGCACGCAAGCAGGCCGAGGAGGAGGTCCGCCGCTCCGAGGAGCGCTTCGCCCTCACCTTCCACGCGAGCCCGGACGCCATCGCCATCACGCGGATCGAGGACGGCACCTACCTGCTGGTGAACGAAAGCTTCACCCGGTTCCTGGGCTTCGCCCCAGGCGAGGTGCTCGGGAAGACGTCCATCGAGCTGAAGGTCTGGGCCGATCCCCGGGACCGGGACCGGTGGACCGGGGAACTGCGCCGGGAGGGCCAGGTCACCTGCCTCGAGATGTCCTTCCGCAAGGCCGACGGCAGCATCGCCGTCGGGCAGGTGTCCTCCAGGATGATCACCCTGGCCGGCGAGGCCGTGCAGCTGTCCATCATCCGGGACATCACCCGCCAGCGCAGCGAGGAGGAGCACCGCCGTCTCCTCGAAGCCGAGGTGGAACACATGCAGCGGATGGAGAGCCTCGGACGCCTGGCGGGGGGCATCGCCCACGACATGAACAACGTCCTGGCGGCCATCTTCGCGCTCACCCAGGCCCTCCGGGTGCGCCACGCGGACGACGCGGAACTGGACGGGGCCCTGGCCACCATGGAACGGGCCGCGGGCCGCGGACGGGACCTGGTCAAGGGCCTGGTCGGGTTCTCCCGCAAGGGCCTGAGGGAACCGGCGCCCGTCGACCTCAACGGCCTCGTCCGGGAGGAAGTGGCCCTCCTCGACCGGACCCTCATGCAGAAATACAGGCTGGTGATGGACCTGGACGAGACGCTCCCCTCGATCATGGGGGAGGCCGGCATCCTGGCCAGCGCGCTCATGAACCTGTGTATGAACGCCGCCGACGCCATGGCGCCGGGGGGCACCCTCACCCTCCGCACCCGCCGCCCCGCCGAAGGGCTCGTGGAGGTCTGGGTCGAGGACACCGGGGAAGGCATGCCGCAGGAGGTCGTGAAGAAGGCCATGGAGCCGTTCTTCACGACGAAGCCTTCCGGCAAGGGCACCGGCCTCGGCCTGTCGATGGTCCTCAACGCGGCCCTGGCCCACGGCGGGACCCTCGCCCTTCAGAGCGAACCCGGAAAGGGCACCCGCGCCATCCTGCAGTTCCCGGAGGCCGCGGCCTGCCAGGGCCCCGCCGCCCCCGAGACGGCGCCGCCGGTCCCGCCCCTGGCCATCCTGATGGTCGACGACGACGAGCTCCTGCGGGCTTCGGTCCCCACCATGCTCAGGATGCTGGGCCACCACGTGGAGACGGTGGACGGCGGCGCGGCGGCCCTGGCGTGGCTCGACGCCGGCGGCAGGGCGGATCTGGTGCTCCTGGACATGAACATGCCCGGGATGGGGGGCCTGGAGGCCCTGCGGGGCATCCGCGCCCGGAACGCCGCCCTCCCCGTGCTGCTGGCCACCGGCTACCTCGACCCGGACCTGGAGGAGGGCCTGGCGGAGGATCCGCTGGTGCGCGTCCTGGGCAAGCCCTTCACCCTCGTCGGGATCCAGAGGAAGTTCCTGGAGCTGTTCGGAGGCTGA
- a CDS encoding NUDIX hydrolase — protein sequence MTGWRPTVAAIIEREGRFLVVEETDGVHPERVFNQPAGHVDPGETMLEAVVRETMEETGLPFTPQAFLGVYHLKARNGRDYLRSAFIGTVPEGQEPAPRDSVILACHWLTREEIAARPRSSVVVACIDDYLAGTRYPLSVVERSFSDR from the coding sequence ATGACAGGCTGGAGGCCCACGGTGGCCGCGATCATCGAACGCGAAGGACGCTTCCTGGTGGTGGAGGAGACCGACGGGGTCCATCCCGAGCGCGTCTTCAACCAGCCCGCGGGCCACGTGGATCCGGGCGAGACGATGCTCGAGGCCGTGGTGCGCGAGACGATGGAGGAGACGGGCCTTCCCTTCACCCCCCAGGCCTTCCTGGGGGTCTATCACCTCAAGGCGAGAAACGGCCGCGACTACCTGCGCTCCGCCTTCATCGGCACGGTGCCCGAAGGGCAGGAGCCCGCTCCCCGGGACAGCGTCATCCTGGCCTGCCACTGGCTCACGCGGGAGGAGATCGCCGCGCGGCCCCGGTCGTCGGTGGTGGTGGCGTGCATCGACGACTACCTGGCGGGGACGCGCTACCCGCTGTCGGTCGTGGAGCGGTCGTTCTCCGACAGGTGA
- the recG gene encoding ATP-dependent DNA helicase RecG — MATALPLYPLSSKVTALRGVGPAFAEAFEAAGITTLKELLWSLPYRYIDRGSLQKIGELDTRWSPDREPVTVLGTVKDLRSTTTRLQRMALTEVLLQDGTGTIRLIWFNQGYLAKALRPGDRILAFGPVAMGRGGLEMRGPAFENMGKAADEENLWIRRFLPLYRKLGPITGRYRQKLVQEALARAADPGEWLPPDLARGYPDTLGALRLLHQPPDDGDADLLDAHATPAHQRLACEELFAFSLGVSLRRAGRMARRGQLVATSPELRERLRSFLPFRLTGAQRTAFKEIVEDLTSGRVMHRLLQGDVGSGKTLVAFLAMAMVAETGGQAALLVPTEVLARQHAATFQRILGDQAGRMELLLGPMKAAAKRAALARIASGEASYVVGTHALFQESVAFSRLQLVVVDEQHRFGVRQREALKEKGLDPHWLVMSATPIPRSLALALFGDLEQSVLDELPPGRQPITSRLLEPDHAGRAWELVERELQAGHQAFVISPAIDPQDETKVPLRDIQAMEGLLHAQFPDVPIAVVHGRLKADELALRMDAFVKGEARILLATTVVEVGVDVPNATVMVVDHAERFGLSQLHQLRGRVGRGSARSQFIMLSASETERLRVLTETQDGFRIAQKDLELRGPGEFFGTRQAGLPRFQAADLVRDRRLLLACKEAAEKALARGLTGPQRDWLKQEQARLKLAEIS, encoded by the coding sequence ATGGCCACGGCGCTGCCGCTCTACCCCCTCTCCTCCAAGGTCACGGCCCTGCGGGGGGTGGGACCGGCCTTCGCCGAGGCCTTCGAGGCCGCCGGCATCACCACCCTCAAGGAACTCCTCTGGTCCCTGCCGTACCGCTACATCGACCGGGGCAGCCTCCAGAAGATCGGCGAGCTCGACACCCGCTGGAGCCCCGACCGGGAGCCCGTGACCGTGCTGGGCACCGTCAAGGACCTCCGGAGCACCACCACCCGCTTGCAGCGCATGGCCCTCACCGAGGTGCTCCTGCAGGACGGCACCGGCACCATCCGCCTCATCTGGTTCAACCAGGGCTACCTGGCCAAGGCCCTGCGGCCCGGCGACCGGATACTGGCCTTCGGGCCCGTGGCCATGGGCCGCGGGGGCCTGGAGATGCGGGGACCGGCCTTCGAGAACATGGGCAAGGCGGCCGACGAGGAGAACCTCTGGATCCGCCGCTTCCTCCCCCTGTACCGCAAGCTGGGCCCCATCACCGGCCGGTACCGCCAGAAGCTGGTCCAGGAGGCCCTGGCCCGCGCCGCGGACCCGGGCGAGTGGCTGCCCCCGGACCTGGCCCGCGGCTATCCCGACACCCTGGGCGCCCTCCGGCTGCTGCACCAGCCCCCCGACGACGGGGACGCCGACCTGCTGGACGCCCACGCCACCCCCGCCCACCAGCGCCTGGCCTGCGAGGAGCTCTTCGCGTTCTCCCTGGGCGTCTCCCTGCGCCGCGCGGGCCGCATGGCGCGACGCGGCCAGCTGGTGGCCACCTCCCCCGAGCTGCGCGAACGGCTGCGGAGCTTCCTCCCCTTCCGGCTCACCGGGGCCCAGCGCACGGCCTTCAAGGAGATCGTGGAGGACCTCACCTCGGGCCGGGTCATGCACCGCCTGCTCCAGGGCGACGTGGGCAGCGGCAAGACCCTGGTGGCCTTCCTGGCCATGGCCATGGTGGCCGAGACCGGGGGCCAGGCCGCGCTCCTGGTGCCCACCGAGGTCCTGGCGCGCCAGCACGCAGCCACCTTCCAGCGGATCCTGGGCGACCAGGCCGGGCGCATGGAGCTGCTCCTGGGCCCCATGAAGGCCGCCGCGAAACGCGCCGCCCTGGCCCGCATCGCCTCCGGCGAAGCCTCCTACGTGGTGGGCACCCACGCCCTCTTCCAGGAGTCCGTGGCCTTCAGCCGGCTCCAGCTGGTGGTGGTGGATGAGCAGCACCGCTTCGGCGTGCGCCAGCGCGAGGCCCTCAAGGAGAAGGGGCTGGACCCCCACTGGCTGGTCATGAGCGCCACCCCCATCCCCCGGTCCCTGGCCCTGGCCCTCTTCGGCGACCTGGAGCAGTCCGTGCTGGACGAACTGCCCCCGGGCCGCCAGCCCATCACCTCGAGGCTCCTGGAGCCCGACCACGCCGGGCGCGCCTGGGAGCTGGTGGAGCGCGAGCTCCAGGCCGGGCACCAGGCCTTCGTCATCAGCCCGGCCATCGACCCCCAGGACGAGACCAAGGTGCCCCTGCGCGACATCCAGGCCATGGAGGGCCTCCTGCACGCCCAGTTCCCGGACGTGCCCATCGCCGTCGTCCACGGCCGCCTCAAGGCCGACGAGCTGGCCCTTCGCATGGACGCCTTCGTCAAGGGCGAGGCCCGCATCCTCCTGGCCACCACCGTGGTGGAGGTGGGCGTGGACGTGCCCAACGCCACGGTCATGGTGGTGGACCACGCCGAGCGCTTCGGCCTGTCCCAGCTCCACCAGCTGCGGGGCAGGGTGGGCCGCGGCTCGGCGCGCAGCCAGTTCATCATGCTCTCGGCCAGCGAGACCGAGCGCCTCCGCGTCCTCACCGAGACCCAGGACGGCTTCCGCATCGCCCAGAAGGACCTGGAGCTGCGCGGGCCCGGCGAATTCTTCGGCACCAGGCAGGCCGGCCTCCCCAGGTTCCAGGCCGCGGACCTGGTGCGGGACCGCAGGCTCCTGCTCGCCTGCAAGGAGGCCGCGGAGAAGGCCCTGGCCAGGGGCCTCACCGGGCCGCAGAGGGACTGGCTGAAACAGGAACAGGCACGGCTCAAGCTGGCGGAGATCTCATGA
- the dnaB gene encoding replicative DNA helicase, with protein sequence MSEWLPQRLPEDIEAERALLATCCAPGAETAATEVSFVLTEEDFVHPAHRAVFKALKSLIEAQLEVNSLTLKDALDQAGDLARVGGFTGLVDLLSAEEVGRPKVLADLLIRKRKLRQLIRLGAQLVRQAAEEEAPPDTLVEQAAVDLFRLAQGQDKRGLEHIADVARDAMENLLDRLEGRGSTGLRVGFSRLDAITQGFQPGNLIILAARPGIGKTALALNWLLRSAMYHQAHAAFFSLEMSKEEVFNRLLSAHCAVNLRSVAAGNFDEAIQARLLKSRDALLELPIYINDQAAITTREITAMVDRHLSHANHKLDLLIVDYLQLLSSPDSSRAAKQSEATRIGEISRGFKLLAKDHGIPIVVLSQLNREVEHRQGGRPQLSDLRDSGAIEQDADMVMFIHRRMQPPADGQVEDDRSAELIIAKHRNGPVGSVGLYFEGEYARYREMERATDPGQG encoded by the coding sequence ATGAGCGAGTGGCTCCCCCAACGCCTGCCAGAGGACATCGAGGCCGAACGCGCGCTGTTGGCCACCTGCTGCGCGCCGGGGGCCGAGACGGCCGCCACCGAGGTCTCCTTCGTCCTGACGGAGGAGGACTTCGTCCACCCCGCCCACCGCGCGGTGTTCAAGGCCCTCAAGTCCCTGATCGAGGCCCAGCTGGAGGTGAACTCCCTCACCCTCAAGGACGCCCTCGACCAGGCCGGGGACCTCGCCCGGGTGGGCGGGTTCACCGGGCTGGTGGACCTCCTCAGCGCCGAGGAGGTGGGACGGCCCAAGGTGCTGGCCGACCTGCTCATCCGCAAGCGCAAGCTCAGGCAGCTCATCCGGCTGGGGGCCCAACTGGTGCGCCAGGCCGCGGAGGAGGAGGCGCCCCCCGACACCCTCGTGGAGCAGGCGGCGGTCGACCTCTTCCGCCTGGCCCAGGGCCAGGACAAGCGGGGCCTCGAGCACATCGCCGACGTGGCCAGGGACGCCATGGAGAACCTCCTGGACCGCCTGGAGGGCCGCGGCTCCACCGGCCTCAGGGTGGGCTTCTCCAGGCTGGACGCCATCACCCAGGGCTTCCAGCCCGGCAACCTCATCATCCTCGCGGCCCGCCCCGGCATCGGCAAGACGGCCCTGGCCCTCAACTGGCTGCTGCGTTCGGCCATGTACCATCAGGCCCACGCGGCCTTCTTCTCGCTGGAAATGTCCAAGGAGGAGGTCTTCAACCGCCTGCTGTCGGCCCACTGCGCGGTGAACCTCCGCAGCGTGGCCGCCGGCAACTTCGACGAGGCCATCCAGGCCCGGCTGCTGAAGAGCCGGGACGCCCTGCTGGAGCTCCCCATCTACATCAACGACCAGGCCGCCATCACCACGCGCGAGATCACGGCCATGGTGGACCGCCACCTCTCCCACGCCAACCACAAGCTGGACCTGCTCATCGTGGACTACCTGCAGCTCCTGAGCAGCCCCGACTCGTCGCGCGCCGCCAAGCAGAGCGAGGCCACCCGCATCGGCGAGATCAGCCGCGGCTTCAAGCTCCTGGCCAAGGACCACGGCATCCCCATCGTCGTCCTCTCGCAGCTGAACCGCGAAGTGGAGCACCGCCAGGGCGGGCGCCCCCAGCTCTCCGACCTGCGCGACTCCGGCGCCATCGAGCAGGACGCCGACATGGTCATGTTCATCCACCGCCGCATGCAGCCCCCCGCCGACGGCCAGGTGGAGGACGACCGCAGCGCGGAGCTGATCATCGCCAAGCACCGCAACGGCCCCGTGGGCTCCGTGGGGCTCTACTTCGAGGGCGAGTACGCCCGCTACCGCGAGATGGAGCGCGCCACCGATCCCGGGCAGGGCTGA
- a CDS encoding vancomycin high temperature exclusion protein, translating to MQGPALVLGAGVYADGEPSPILEGRLEAALALFRGGQVGWILVSGDNRAQNYNEPQAMRKWLIRRGVPVERVVSDYGGRRTYDSLRRAQAVFGVKRAVVVTSDFHLPRALYLASSMGLDATGVAADTSGVPLKARAGFLAREFAARHVAVLDRWFPPHTMLGNRETTPDDATAGP from the coding sequence GTGCAGGGGCCGGCCCTGGTCCTGGGGGCCGGCGTGTACGCCGACGGCGAGCCCTCCCCGATCCTCGAGGGGCGGCTCGAGGCCGCCCTGGCGCTGTTCAGGGGCGGCCAGGTGGGCTGGATCCTGGTTTCCGGCGACAACCGGGCGCAAAACTACAACGAGCCCCAGGCGATGCGGAAATGGCTCATCCGCCGGGGGGTCCCCGTCGAGCGGGTGGTGAGCGACTACGGCGGCAGGCGCACCTATGACAGCCTCCGGCGGGCCCAGGCGGTCTTCGGGGTGAAGCGCGCCGTGGTGGTCACTTCGGATTTCCACCTGCCCAGGGCCCTCTACCTGGCCTCCAGCATGGGCCTGGACGCAACGGGCGTGGCCGCGGACACCTCCGGGGTGCCCCTGAAGGCCAGGGCCGGGTTCCTGGCCCGGGAATTCGCGGCCCGGCACGTGGCGGTGCTGGACCGGTGGTTTCCGCCCCACACGATGCTGGGGAACCGGGAGACCACTCCGGACGACGCTACAGCAGGGCCTTGA